Genomic segment of Scyliorhinus torazame isolate Kashiwa2021f chromosome 7, sScyTor2.1, whole genome shotgun sequence:
CAGCTGAAGTACTTTGGCTTTCGCTTCATCAGATCCGTTCTGGTCTGTTCGTTCATCAGAACGTCAggaattctgatgaaaggtcgtcGACCTGGAACGTGTggcctcttgtttctctctccaaagatgctgccagagctgcggagcttttccagcattttctttttttttcgttCCAGATCGCTAACGGCCGCAGTGTTTCGCTTTTGCGATAAGATTCCAAGTAGTGCACTTGAAACAATTTGCATCAAAAATTGCTTTGCAGACACACAACAGAATTTGAGACCGGGATATTCGGGCAGGTGGCCTAAAGCTTGTTAAAGAGGgaggttttcctcccacaagtcccgaaagacgtgctgttaggtcaattggacattccaaattcttcctccgtgtaccggaacaggcgctggaatgtggtgaccagggacttttcacagtaacttcactgcagtgttaatataaaccaacttgtgacactaataaagattattattgtgtggTAAACACAGACGAGGGTAAATCCCTTGCTGTTCTCAAATAATATGCTTGAATTGTTTTCCTTTCACCGGAGAGAGCGGACTGGTTGTCTGATGTATGACACCTCCGACTGGCTGCAGTCCTTCAGTactcccctccgacagtgcagcactccctcagtactgcccttccgacagttcagcactccatcagtactgccccgctgacagtgcagcactctctcagtactgaccctctgacagtgcagcactccctcagtactgaccctctcacagtgcagcatccccatcagtattgaccctctgacagtgcagcactccctcagtactgaccctctgacagtgcagcactccctcagtactgaccctctgacagtgcagcactccctcagtactgaccctctgacagtgcagcactccctcagtactgaccctttgacagtgcaggctGCCTCAGTGCtgccccgctgacagtgcagcactccgtcagtactgaccctctgacagttcagcactccctcagtagtccctctgacagtgcagcaccccctcagtactgaccctctgacagtgcagcacttcctcagtactaaccctccaacagtgcggcattccctcaatactgaccctctgacagtgcggcattccctcaatactgaccctctgacagtgcagcattccctcagtactgaccctctgtcagtgcagcactccctcagtactgaccctctgacagtgcagcactccctcagtactgaccccgacagtgcggcattccctcaatactgaccctgacagtgcagcactccctcagtagtgaccccctgacagtgcaactctccctcagtactgccccgacagtgcagcactccctcagtactgaccatgacagtacagcactccctcagtactgaccctctgacagtacaacactccctcagtactgaccctctgacagtgcggcactccctcagtactgaccctctaacagtgcggcactccctcagtactgaccctgacagtacagcactccctcagtactgaccctgtgacagtgcagcactccctcagtactaaccctctgacagcacagcacttcctaggtactgaccctctgacagtgcagcactccctcagtactgaccctgtgacagtgcagcactccctcggttctgaacctgtgatagtgcagcactccctcagtgctgaccttcctgTAATGCAGCATTCCCTCTTGCAGCGGAGTGATAAAAGATTGGTCCCTCAGAGGCCGCATTGGCCGGGACTTACCGACCAACCCACTGTGAGTTTTTCAGCCACGGAGCTGGCCCGCGAGCGGGATCAAGCGAACCTGCCGTTGTCAACAGGATTCCCCGGGAAACCAGAGcgctggtaaatcccacccattgtctattGGATGAAACATTGCTCTGGCCATCAGAGGGTATTGCAGATTATATGGTGGTGTGTGCAAACAGATAGAGCAGTCAGCAAAGGAAAGAGCTAAATCAATCTGTGCTTTATTCGCATCAGGGCCAGGTTGCAATCAGAAGCACTCGCTGTTGAATCAGAATGGAATTTTAATGAAATACAAAACATACTTGCTGCAATATTTCTTGCCAGGTGGAAGAACGAACattagattgtgggggggggggcggggggtagattTCAGAGAATAACGGACAACAGTGCCTTTATTTGGAGATAGAATTGCTTCCTTTAAGGAGACAGTGAAGTACCAGATTCCAGCATTTGATAAACCCCAGCATTACCATTACTGTTAATCTCACATTTACCAAGCCAAAGGATTTTCTCCCAAGAAGCTGAATTTGGACTTTTGTTTGAATCTTCCGCATCCTAACCTCAAACCACGTGCCCCACCAGttagccaatggggggggggggcctgaaaaccTGCACTCACTCGGGCACTGGCTCAGGAAGCAAGTCTCCAGGGTCAGGTGGCTGTGCGCCTGGGACACGACTTTAAAACAGGTGAACACAGCAATCACGTTCAGCGAGTAAGCAAGCTCGCCGTCTGCAGGGGCAAAGGATCAACTGAGTGGCGTAAACGTCACCTCAATCCCCAACGAAGCGATGGAGCacagtgtgctgcagactggtgtcccATTTCCCTACCTTCGGGTGCTCGGTTCAGCTCACTTTTCATATCGGAAATACCACAAAGCGGGAGAGCTGTGAACGGGCTATCTTTGCAATGGTTACAGGAAGCCATCGAACCTCTAACAAGGAAAGTGATCCactgggaaggggggtggggggtggaattggAGGTGGGACGTTGGTGCTGTGGCAAGGTTAGCAGAGAAGAGGATGAAGACACCTGGGTTTTGTCTTGTCAAATCCAAAGCATCACTGGCTCCGTTGGTCGCTCCACATGCCTCCCATGTGATACGTAGCTGGTGGGAGCGCGATGTGCAGTGTTTGATACTCAGGAACCAAATCGAGATGCAAATACAAACCAGGAAACACTTTGCCCCTGGACGTGACTCCTCAACACCTCTCACGTGTGGGGGTCTGAGAAAGGTGGGAGGAGGGAATGAGCGGGACAACCACCTGCGGTGGCAAGGAAATAAGGAAAACCAGGATGTAACATTCCAGAAGTAGCTCACTGAGGGGACGTGGAATGCCCGAGATTGTAAAAGGATTAAAGCAAATTCTTTAAGTCAACACACATCTGTGCAAATTCATTGCCTGAAATTATTGGCACCAACAGTTCTGGTGCTCACTCAGGCCACTCCAGACACAGTCCGCAGTCTATACTTCTACTCTATAGTTGAAGGGGAGGGACGAGAATGACAATTTCTCATGCCCACGAGCAACTATACTGAAATCCTATCAGCTCCATCAACGTCAGCCTCTTCTGAAGCAGTCTGATGTATTTACAAGTCAAGCCATGTCTATGTCATATCGTCaatgatggtgcacatggctgcatcTTTGTCGCTAACTTGCTCATTCTTCAACAAAGTGTCCACCTCAGTTTCTGCCTGTCCACAGGGGACTTGCTCATCCACATCCATGGGCTCGGCCTTCACCTTGGCCAGAAGGCCCCCAGCCTCGGGCAGGTCATCGGGCAGCGAGGTCAGGCTGCTCTGGATCAGCTCCACCACCCGGTCCAGGTGCTTCTGGAACCGCTCGGCCGTCTCCAGCCGCTGCCTCTTCTGCACCTCCATCATGACGCGCAGGGTCTCCCTGGCCTGGTGAGGACGGTACTCGTTGATCAGGTGATGCATGTGAACAAACAGCAGTTTGAGGTCCTCCAGTTTCTCCTCCCGTTTGATGCTCCCGGGGCTTTTGATCAAGATGTCCAGGAGGTCCAGGAAATTCACCAGAATGGACATGTTGAGTTTCTTCAGCTCCTTCTTGTGATCGAACTGGGAGGGGTGCAGCCTCTCGATGCCCTGGCCCTCCAAAGGGCGGATGATCAAATCGTCACACTGGAACTGGTTACCAAACATGGTGTAGCTATCCCTGATGGGAGGTGGGGGCTTAGGGGCAAAGCCTTT
This window contains:
- the med7 gene encoding mediator of RNA polymerase II transcription subunit 7; its protein translation is MGEPQQVSALPLPPAQYYKEYTDDNVRKGFAPKPPPPIRDSYTMFGNQFQCDDLIIRPLEGQGIERLHPSQFDHKKELKKLNMSILVNFLDLLDILIKSPGSIKREEKLEDLKLLFVHMHHLINEYRPHQARETLRVMMEVQKRQRLETAERFQKHLDRVVELIQSSLTSLPDDLPEAGGLLAKVKAEPMDVDEQVPCGQAETEVDTLLKNEQVSDKDAAMCTIIDDMT